The Aeromicrobium yanjiei DNA segment GGCCTTGCCGTTGTTGTCGACCTGGCTCCAGATGTCGGAGTAGACGGCCGCGACGTCCTCCAGGCCCCAGAAGAAGTGATAGCTGTACTTCAGGTCGGCCGGCTTGTCCCCGCTGCGGATCGCGAAGGGCTGCCAGGGCGCGACGGTCGTGATGCAGGGCACCGAGTTGGCCTCGCACTGCTCGGACACCGGGTTCACGATGTCGGGGGTCGAGGAGGCGATCACGACGTCGACGTCGTCGCTGTTGATGAGCTGCGAGGCGACCTCGCCGGCACGCGTGGAGTCGCTCTGCGCGTCGCGCACGACGATCTCGACGTCGTACGTGTCGCCGCCGACCTTCAGCGGGTTCTCCTTGAAGTACGACTTCATCTCGTCGACCACGAAGGTGTTCGCCTCACCGAACGGCGCCGAGGCCCCCGTCGTGGTCGACACGAAGCCGATCTTCAACGTCTTGTCGCTCTCGGCGTCCCCTCCGCCCACCGAGCCCGAGCAGGCCGAGAGCGAGACCGCCATGACGGCCGCTGCCGCCGGGACGAGCGTGCGTGAGATTCTCATGGAACCCTCCTGAAACCGTGTGCCGTGATCGTCGACGACGTGCAGAGCCTCTGCGGCTCACAGTCTGTGACGTGCGTCATGGCCCGTGGCGGATTGCGCACGATTCCGGGCACATCTGCGAACGGATGGCCGTTTTGGCGGCCCGTCAGGGCGGGTTCGGGCGGCGGAGACGACTCAGGCCCTGACCAGCAGTGTGTGCTGGTCAGGGCCTGATCTCCCGTGGCAGGTGCAGGGTTCGAACCTGCGTAGGCTGAGCCGTCTGATTTACAGTCAGATCCCTTTGGCCACTCGGGCAACCTGCCGGGGTGTTGCCGGGGCAACGACAAGCAACACTATCGCAGGCGTTTAGTCTGAGAGAAATCAGACCCACCGCAACGCTTCAGGAGCACCCCTTCATGGCCGACTCATCCTTCGACATCGTGAGCAAGATCGACCGTCAGGAGGCCGACAACGCGCTGAACCAGGCGGTCAAGGAGATCCAGACCCGCTACGACTTCAAGAACACCGGCGCCGAGATCAAGTGGAGCGGCGAGTGGGGCGTCGAGATCACCGCGAACGCCGACGAGCGCGCCCTCGCGGTGCTCGACGTGTTCAAGGACAAGCTGATCAAGCGCGGCATCTCGCTCAAGTCGCTGGAGGAGGGCGAGCCCCGCCAGTCCGGCAAGGACGTGAAGATCAACTGCACGTTCGGCGAGGGGATCAGCCAGGAGCAGGCCAAGAAGGTCTCCAAGCTCATCCGCGACGAGGGCCCCAAGGGCGTCAAGGTGCAGATCCAGGGCGACGAGCTGCGGGTCACGAGCAAGAAGCGCGACGACCTGCAGGAGGTCCAGCAGCTCCTCAAGGGCGCCGACCTGGACTTCGCCGTCCAGTTCACCAACTACCGCTGACCGGCCCCGGGGCGGACGCAAGATGAGGGTTTCCGGTAGCTGCGGCTACCGGAAACCCTCATCGTTCGTCGCCGCCGGGACGGAGGGTGAGGGTTTCGGGCAGCAGGAGCTGCCGCAAACCCTCATCGTTGGTCCGCCGGAGGCTCAGGGGAGGTGGCGGAGCAGGAGGTCGGGCCAGGCGCTGAGGGCCAGGAGCGCGGCCGTGCCGATCAGCACCGTGGACTTGGCGACGCGCACCGACACCGGTGGGGACGGGCTGACGTACGCCTCGCCCACCGGTCGGTCGCACAGCCGCACCACGAGGCGCAGGTAGTACGCGAGGCCCAGCATCACGTTGAGGCCCATCACGACCGCGAGCCAGACGTGGTCGGACTCGACGACCGGCCGGATCACGACGTACTTGGTCACCAGGCCGATCACGGCGGGCGGGAAGCCGGCCAGCACGAGCGCCGCGACGACCAGCGGTATGCCCATCCACGGATCGGTGCGGGCCATGCCCCTCAGCTCGTCGAGGCTCGTGCTCCCCCGCAGCCGCAGCACGACCGAGAGCGCCGCGAACGCCACCAGGTTGGCCAGGGCGTAGACCGCGAGGTACTGCACCGGAGCCGTCAGGCCCTCGCGCGACAGCACCGCGACGGACGGGGCGATGAGGAAGCCGGCCTGCGCGATCGACGACCAGGCGAGCAGGCCGATCGCATCGTCCTGCCGCAGGGCCCCGAGGTTGCCGATCGTCATCGTGGCGGCCGCGACCACCGCGAGCACCGGCTGCCACGACGCGTACGCGTGCGGGAGCGCGACGTTGACCAGGATCAGCAGCGCACCCAGCGCGGCGGCCTTCGAGACCGTCGAGAGGAAGCCCGCGACCATGACCGAGGCCCCCGCGTACGCATCGGGGACCCACGCGTGGAACGGCACCGCACCGAGCTTGAACAGCAGGCCGACCAGGGTCAGCACGACCGCCACCGCGACGACGCCCTCGGGCACCTCGGGCCGGGCCAGCGCGTCGCGGATCTCGTCGTAGTCCATCGACCCGGTCACCCCGTAGAGCAGCGAGATGCCCATGAGGGTGATCGCGGTGGAGACGACCGACGCGAGGAAGAACGTCCACGCCGACCGGATCGCGACCCGGTCGCCCTGGCGCAGACCGACCAGGGCGATCGACGGCAGGGAGAGCAGCTCCAGCGCGACCACCAGCGTCACCAGGTCGCGCGCGGACACCATCAGCACGCCGCCCGCGGCGGCACTCATCAGCAGGAAGTGGAACTCCCCCGGCGGCATCGCGGTCTCGAAGTTCATGATGTTGGCCGCGACCACGACGAACAGCGTCCCGACCAGCACGATCGCCGTCAGCGCGAACGTGTAGCTGCCCAGGTCGTCGCGGTACGCGTGCGCGAGCACGCCGGCGCCCACGAGGGCGGCCGCGGCCGGCAGCTCCGGGCCGTTCCAGGTGCGGCGGGGGAAGAACGCGTCGACCAGCAGCGCCACGAGGGCGCCGGCCATGACGAGCACGGCAGGGGCGACGAGATGCCAGTCGACAGGAATGTTCATCGGGCGAAGGACCTCGTGAAGGGCTCGAACAGGTCAAGGAGCGGCCCCGGCCACAGGCCGAGGACGACCGCGGCGACGACGAGCGTGCCGAGCACGGCCACCTCACGGCGATCCAGGTCGCGGTCGCCGTCGTGGGGCACGGGCTCCCCCTGGGCCAGCAACCTGATCGCCCGCGTGAAGTACGCGGTCGTCAGCGCGATGCCGAGCAGCGCCAGGCCCAGCGCGGTCCAGGCGACCGGCCGGGTGAGCACGTCCCCGATCTCGTACGCCGCGCGCAGCGACAGCAGCTCGCCCCAGAAGCCCGCGAGCCCCGGCAGTCCCAGGCTCGCGACCGCGGCCAGGACGAAGGTGACCGCGAGCCAGGGCGTACGCGCGTAGAGCCCGCGGCCGATCGCGGCCATCGAGGCCGAGCCGAAGCGGTCCTTGAGCGATCCGGCCGTGAAGAACAGCAGCCCCGTCACGACACCGTGCGCGACGGAGCCGAAGACGGCCGCCGCGAGGCCCACCTGGCTCTGCGTCGAGATCGCGATGACCACGAAGCCCATGTGCCCGATGCTCGAGTACGCGATGAGGCGCTTGAGGTCGTCCTGCGCGTAGCAGGCGAGCGCGGACCACACGATGCCCAGCGCGCCCGCGATCGCGAGGTAGGGGGCGACGTCGTCGAAGCGCAGGAGCAGGGGGCTGAACAGGATCAGCCCGTACGTGCCGAGCTTGAGGAAGACCGCCGCGAGCAGCACGGAGCCGACCGTCGGGGCCGCGCTGTGGGCCCCAGGCAGCCAGGTGTGCAGCGGGACGACCGGGGTCTTGACCGCGAACCCGAGCGTCACCAGGACTGCGGCCGCCAGCGACCCCGAGGCCGCGTCGTCGACCTGCAGCGACCCGCCGTCGAGGCCGATGGCCACGATGCCCACCAGCAGCAGCCCGGAGCCGGAGACCGTGAAGAGCAGGAACCGGGTCGCAGCCGTCCTGGCCCCCGCGGCCTCGTCGCCCCACCAGGCGATGACGAACCACATGGGGATGAGCGCGAGCTCGAAGAACACGAAGAACAGCAGCAGGTCGAGCGAGCTGAACACGCCGAGGGACGAGGCGCTGATGACGAGCACGAGCCCGACCAGCGCCGGCGCGGCGTCCCGCGCGACCAGCCACAGGCAGCACAACAGGCCGATCGCCGCGGTCATCAGCAGGAACGGCCACGAGACGGCGGTGACCCCCAGGTGCAGCCGGGCACCGACCGGCTCGATCCACGGCTCGTCGACCTCGCCGGAGACGACGTCGCGGCCCTCCCACACGAGCGCGTACAGGACGAGCGAGACGGTCATCGCCGCCGCTCCGGTCCATGCGGCCACCGGACCTGAGAACCTGGCCCGGCCGATCAGGAGCACCAGCCCGACGACGGCGGGCACGAGAAGAGCGACGACGATCATGTCAGGACCACCCCGACGACCACGAGCACCAGCACGCCCGCAGCGACGAGCGTCGCATAGCGCTGCACGTTGCGGGACTGGGCGAGGCCGAGCACGTGGGATGCGCGTTCGGCCAGCCCCGCCCCCGCGCGGGGGTACGCGTCGACAGCCTCCTGGTCGAGGTCGACGACCGTGCGGGAGACCCCCCGCACGACCGCGGGCAGCCAGCGCGACAAGGGCCGGTCGAGGCCGAGCTCGGCGGTCAGCGGGCCGATCTCGAGGTCGACGGACGCGCCCCTGCGCCACAGCAGCACGATCGTGCCGACGCCCGCGGCAGCGAGCGCGGTGGTCAGCAGGCCCGTCCCGAGATGGAACGGCTGGCCGATCGATAGCGCGAACGTCGCAACGGCCAATACGACCAGCGGGCCGGTCATCGCCGATGGCGCCTCGTGGCCCGCGTGGCCGTCGGGAGCGGGACCGAAGAACGCCTTCAGCCACAACCGCGTGGCGTACGCCGCGGTGAGGAAGACAGTCACGAGCGCGGCGGCCAGCAGCGCGTACGCCGTGCCGGACGCGAGGCCACCGTCGTGGTCGGTCGCCTGCTCGATCGAGTGGAGCACCGAGTCCTTGGTGAAGAAGCCTGCCGTGGGGACGAGACCCGCGAGGGCCGTGAACCCCACGGTCGTCGACCAGAAGGTGACCGGCATCGACGCCCGCAGGCCGCCCATCGCGCTCAGCGCGCTCGAGCCGACCGCGTGCATGAGGCAGCCGCAGCCGAGGAACAGCAGGGCCTTGAAGACTCCGTGCGAGATCAGGTGGCTGAGGCCGGCGTCAGGGTCGGCCGCCGCGATCGCCCCGAGCATCAGGGCGAGCTGGCTGACGGTCGACCACGCGAGCGCCCGCTTCAGATCGGTCTGCACGAGCGCCAGGACCGCGCCCAGCAGCATCGTGATGCCGGCGACGACGGCCATCGCGGTCACGACGACGGTCGACTCGGCGTAGAGGAAGAACAGCCGTGCCGCGAGGTAGACGCCCGCCGCCACCATCGTCGCGGCGTGGATCAGCGCCGTGATGGGTGTCGGGCCGGGCATCGCGTCGGGCAGCCAGGTGTGCAGCGGGAACTGCGCAGACTTGCCGATGACCGCGACGAGGACCAGCAGGCCGATCGCGGTCGCGTGCTGCGGGCTCTGGCCGGCGGCGATCTCGACGCCGATCAGGTCGTACGTCCCGTAGGTCTCGCCGATCACCAGGATCGCGAGCACCAGGCCGAGATCGGCGACGCGGGTCATCAGGAACGCCTTCGCGGCTCCGGCGCGGGCCTCCGCGGTCTGCCACTCGTGACCGATCAGCAGATAGGAGCACAGCCCCATGACCTCCCAGCCGACGAGCAGCACCCACAGGTTGGTCGTGCCGACCACCGCGATCATCGCGACGAGGAACAGCACGATGACCAGCGCGTACGACCGGTAGCGCGGGTGGTGCCCGAGGTAGGCCGTCGAGTAGATCTGCACGAGCAGGCCGACGCCGACCGCGAGCAGCACGAGCTGCGCCGAGGCGGGCAGGAGGAAGAGATCGGGCGACAGCGAGGGGAACGGCGGTCGGGTGCCCCCCGGCTCCCCGTCGTAGTAGGCGAACCACGCGGTCTCGTACAGGTGCGGGATCGCCCAGATGGCTGCGGCGATCGCGAGCGCCGCGGTCAGCGCGACGTACGCCCAGTGGCGCCCGGCGACGCGGCTCATCGGCCCACCTCGTCGACGTCGACCGTCCGCAGGGCGCGGAACAGGGCGAGCACGATCGCGAGCCCGAGGCCGATCTCGGCGGCCGCGATCGTGATCGTGAAGAGGGTCAGCACCTGCCCCGAGTGCAGGGCGTCGGCGAACCACGCGTCGAAGGCCACCAGGTTGAGGTTGACGGCATTGAGCATGAGCTCGACCCCGAGCAGCATCATGACCGCGTTGCGGCGGGCCAGCACCCCGTACACGCCGATCCCGAAGAGGGCGGCCGCCAGCACCAGCGGATAGAGCAGCGGCATCAGCGATCGGATCCTGACCGGGAGAGGACGATCGCGCCGACCAGCGCGGCCAGCAGCACCCCGCTGAGGATCTCGAACGGCAGCACCCAGTCGTTGAACAGGGCGTCGCCGATCGATCCGGCGGTGCCGATCCGGCGTCCCTCGATCTGCTCGCCGCGGAACCCCACGACCATCGTGGCCCCCAGCCCGACCGCAGCGGCCAGGCCCACGAGGGCAGCGATCCAGCGGTTGCCGGTCACCTCCGCGGAGCGCGCGCCGCTCGGCTGGCGGGTCAGCATAAGGGCGAAGATCACCAGCACGACGACCGAGCCGACGTACACGAGCACCTGCACCCACGCGACGAACTCGGCCGTCATCAGCACGAAGCAGCCGGCGACTGCGCCGAGCGTCACGACCAGCCACAGAGCCGCGTGGACCAGCTGGCCGCTGGTCATCGACAGCAGCGCGGAGCCGACCGCGACGACGGCCAGCACGAGGAAGACGATCTCGGTGAGGCTCATGCGTCCTCCTGCGGCAGCGAGGCGCGGTACGTGTCGAGCTCCTTGCCCTGCTCGGCGCCCGGGTCGAGGGGCTGCGGCGGCGGGACGGAGTCCATCCACGTACGCAGCCGGTTCATGTCGTGCGTGAGGTCCTTGAGGTCGCCCTCGGCGTACGCGAACTCCGGCGACCAGTGGAGCGCGTCGAACGGACAGACCTCGACGCAGATCGAGCAGTACATGCAGATCGAGTAGTCGATGTCGAAGCGGTCGAGGACGTTCTGGCTGCGGTCGCGCCCGCCCTCGGTGGTCGCCGGGATGATCTCCTTGTGCGAGTCGATCGTGATGCACCACGAGGGGCACTCACGGGCGCAGAGCA contains these protein-coding regions:
- a CDS encoding YajQ family cyclic di-GMP-binding protein codes for the protein MADSSFDIVSKIDRQEADNALNQAVKEIQTRYDFKNTGAEIKWSGEWGVEITANADERALAVLDVFKDKLIKRGISLKSLEEGEPRQSGKDVKINCTFGEGISQEQAKKVSKLIRDEGPKGVKVQIQGDELRVTSKKRDDLQEVQQLLKGADLDFAVQFTNYR
- a CDS encoding NADH-quinone oxidoreductase subunit N, encoding MNIPVDWHLVAPAVLVMAGALVALLVDAFFPRRTWNGPELPAAAALVGAGVLAHAYRDDLGSYTFALTAIVLVGTLFVVVAANIMNFETAMPPGEFHFLLMSAAAGGVLMVSARDLVTLVVALELLSLPSIALVGLRQGDRVAIRSAWTFFLASVVSTAITLMGISLLYGVTGSMDYDEIRDALARPEVPEGVVAVAVVLTLVGLLFKLGAVPFHAWVPDAYAGASVMVAGFLSTVSKAAALGALLILVNVALPHAYASWQPVLAVVAAATMTIGNLGALRQDDAIGLLAWSSIAQAGFLIAPSVAVLSREGLTAPVQYLAVYALANLVAFAALSVVLRLRGSTSLDELRGMARTDPWMGIPLVVAALVLAGFPPAVIGLVTKYVVIRPVVESDHVWLAVVMGLNVMLGLAYYLRLVVRLCDRPVGEAYVSPSPPVSVRVAKSTVLIGTAALLALSAWPDLLLRHLP
- a CDS encoding complex I subunit 4 family protein: MIVVALLVPAVVGLVLLIGRARFSGPVAAWTGAAAMTVSLVLYALVWEGRDVVSGEVDEPWIEPVGARLHLGVTAVSWPFLLMTAAIGLLCCLWLVARDAAPALVGLVLVISASSLGVFSSLDLLLFFVFFELALIPMWFVIAWWGDEAAGARTAATRFLLFTVSGSGLLLVGIVAIGLDGGSLQVDDAASGSLAAAVLVTLGFAVKTPVVPLHTWLPGAHSAAPTVGSVLLAAVFLKLGTYGLILFSPLLLRFDDVAPYLAIAGALGIVWSALACYAQDDLKRLIAYSSIGHMGFVVIAISTQSQVGLAAAVFGSVAHGVVTGLLFFTAGSLKDRFGSASMAAIGRGLYARTPWLAVTFVLAAVASLGLPGLAGFWGELLSLRAAYEIGDVLTRPVAWTALGLALLGIALTTAYFTRAIRLLAQGEPVPHDGDRDLDRREVAVLGTLVVAAVVLGLWPGPLLDLFEPFTRSFAR
- a CDS encoding NADH-quinone oxidoreductase subunit L, whose product is MSRVAGRHWAYVALTAALAIAAAIWAIPHLYETAWFAYYDGEPGGTRPPFPSLSPDLFLLPASAQLVLLAVGVGLLVQIYSTAYLGHHPRYRSYALVIVLFLVAMIAVVGTTNLWVLLVGWEVMGLCSYLLIGHEWQTAEARAGAAKAFLMTRVADLGLVLAILVIGETYGTYDLIGVEIAAGQSPQHATAIGLLVLVAVIGKSAQFPLHTWLPDAMPGPTPITALIHAATMVAAGVYLAARLFFLYAESTVVVTAMAVVAGITMLLGAVLALVQTDLKRALAWSTVSQLALMLGAIAAADPDAGLSHLISHGVFKALLFLGCGCLMHAVGSSALSAMGGLRASMPVTFWSTTVGFTALAGLVPTAGFFTKDSVLHSIEQATDHDGGLASGTAYALLAAALVTVFLTAAYATRLWLKAFFGPAPDGHAGHEAPSAMTGPLVVLAVATFALSIGQPFHLGTGLLTTALAAAGVGTIVLLWRRGASVDLEIGPLTAELGLDRPLSRWLPAVVRGVSRTVVDLDQEAVDAYPRAGAGLAERASHVLGLAQSRNVQRYATLVAAGVLVLVVVGVVLT
- the nuoK gene encoding NADH-quinone oxidoreductase subunit NuoK yields the protein MPLLYPLVLAAALFGIGVYGVLARRNAVMMLLGVELMLNAVNLNLVAFDAWFADALHSGQVLTLFTITIAAAEIGLGLAIVLALFRALRTVDVDEVGR
- a CDS encoding NADH-quinone oxidoreductase subunit J family protein translates to MSLTEIVFLVLAVVAVGSALLSMTSGQLVHAALWLVVTLGAVAGCFVLMTAEFVAWVQVLVYVGSVVVLVIFALMLTRQPSGARSAEVTGNRWIAALVGLAAAVGLGATMVVGFRGEQIEGRRIGTAGSIGDALFNDWVLPFEILSGVLLAALVGAIVLSRSGSDR
- a CDS encoding NuoI/complex I 23 kDa subunit family protein; the encoded protein is MTRRTWGRGLLKGLAVTWRNLTHRSVTAHYPDVEPELPPRSRGVIALQEENCTSCMLCARECPSWCITIDSHKEIIPATTEGGRDRSQNVLDRFDIDYSICMYCSICVEVCPFDALHWSPEFAYAEGDLKDLTHDMNRLRTWMDSVPPPQPLDPGAEQGKELDTYRASLPQEDA